The following proteins are co-located in the Streptomyces bottropensis ATCC 25435 genome:
- a CDS encoding FHA domain-containing protein FhaB/FipA, with product MSELTLTVMRLGFLAVLWLFVIVAVQVIRSDLFGTRVTQRGSRRESARPAAAARQAAPPQQRGQQPAPATGGGRRGRNAPTKLVVSEGTLTGTTVALQGQTITLGRAHDSTIVLDDDYASSRHARIYPDRDGQWIVEDLGSTNGTYLDRNRLTTPTPIPLGAPIRIGKTVIELRK from the coding sequence ATGTCAGAGCTGACCCTCACGGTCATGCGGCTGGGTTTCCTGGCCGTACTGTGGCTGTTCGTGATCGTGGCCGTGCAGGTCATCCGCAGCGACCTGTTCGGTACGCGCGTCACCCAGCGGGGGTCGCGCCGAGAGAGCGCGCGGCCGGCTGCGGCCGCCCGCCAGGCCGCCCCACCGCAGCAGCGCGGCCAGCAGCCCGCGCCCGCAACAGGCGGCGGCCGCCGCGGGCGTAACGCCCCGACCAAACTCGTCGTCAGCGAGGGCACGCTGACAGGCACCACCGTGGCGCTGCAGGGCCAGACCATCACGCTGGGCCGCGCGCACGACTCCACGATCGTGCTGGACGACGACTACGCCTCCAGCAGGCACGCCCGGATCTACCCGGACCGCGACGGCCAGTGGATCGTCGAGGACCTGGGGTCCACCAACGGCACGTATCTCGACCGGAACCGACTGACGACTCCCACGCCGATTCCGCTCGGCGCGCCGATCCGCATCGGCAAGACCGTCATCGAGCTGCGGAAGTAG
- a CDS encoding FtsW/RodA/SpoVE family cell cycle protein, with protein MSSTTNPSTQHTSTIGAIGTPSRRNTELALLAFAVVIPVFAYVNVGLALNDEIPAGLAAYGIGLGVMAGIGHLVVRKFAAYADPLLLPLVTLLNGLGLVVIWRLDQSARLQLRSEYFEASPRQLLNSAIGVALFIAVLILLKDHRVLQRYTYISMAASLVLLVLPLVPGLGAETFGAKIWISIPGLGTIQPGEFAKIILAVFFAGYLMVKRDALALASRRFMGLYLPRGRDLGPIIVVWVISILILVFETDLGTSLLFFGMFVIMLYVATERTSWIVFGLLMSAVGAVGVASFESHVQQRVQAWLDPMREYTLSQSGAAGIHSEQAMQALWAFGSGGTLGTGLGQGNSDLIGFAANSDFILATFGEELGLAGVMAILLLYGLIIERGIRTALAARDPFGKLLSIGLSGAFGLQVFVVAGGVMGLIPLTGMTLPFLAYGGSSVIANWALIGILLRVSDTARRPAPSPAPSPDAEMTQVVRP; from the coding sequence ATGAGCAGTACTACCAACCCGTCGACGCAGCACACGTCCACGATCGGCGCGATCGGCACCCCGAGCCGACGCAACACCGAGCTGGCACTGCTGGCATTCGCGGTCGTCATCCCGGTGTTCGCCTACGTCAACGTGGGTCTCGCCCTGAACGACGAGATCCCGGCAGGGCTGGCCGCCTATGGCATCGGTCTCGGCGTGATGGCCGGCATCGGCCATCTCGTCGTACGCAAGTTCGCCGCGTATGCGGACCCGCTGCTGCTGCCGCTGGTCACTCTGCTGAACGGGCTGGGGTTGGTGGTGATCTGGCGCCTGGACCAGTCGGCGCGGCTGCAACTGCGGAGCGAGTACTTCGAGGCCTCGCCCCGGCAACTGCTGAACTCCGCGATCGGCGTCGCGCTATTCATCGCCGTGCTGATCCTCCTCAAGGACCACCGCGTCCTGCAGCGCTACACATACATCTCCATGGCGGCGTCCCTGGTGCTGCTGGTGCTGCCTCTCGTACCTGGTCTCGGGGCCGAAACGTTCGGTGCCAAGATTTGGATTTCGATTCCCGGCCTCGGCACCATCCAGCCCGGAGAGTTCGCGAAGATCATCCTCGCGGTCTTCTTCGCCGGCTATCTCATGGTGAAACGTGACGCGCTCGCCCTCGCCAGCCGCCGCTTCATGGGCCTCTACCTCCCCCGCGGACGCGACCTCGGCCCGATCATCGTCGTGTGGGTCATCTCCATCCTGATCCTGGTCTTCGAGACCGACCTCGGTACGTCGCTGCTGTTCTTCGGCATGTTCGTGATCATGCTGTACGTCGCCACCGAGCGCACTAGCTGGATCGTCTTCGGTCTGCTGATGTCCGCGGTCGGTGCGGTCGGCGTGGCCTCGTTCGAGTCGCATGTCCAGCAGCGCGTCCAAGCCTGGCTCGACCCGATGCGCGAATACACCCTGAGTCAATCCGGCGCCGCGGGAATCCACTCCGAGCAGGCCATGCAGGCCCTGTGGGCCTTCGGCTCCGGCGGCACCCTCGGTACCGGCCTCGGCCAGGGCAACTCCGACCTCATCGGCTTCGCCGCCAACTCCGACTTCATCCTCGCCACCTTCGGCGAGGAACTGGGCCTGGCCGGCGTCATGGCGATTTTGCTGCTCTATGGGCTGATCATCGAACGCGGCATCCGTACCGCCCTCGCCGCCCGTGACCCCTTTGGCAAGCTGCTCTCCATCGGCCTGTCCGGTGCCTTCGGCCTTCAGGTGTTCGTCGTCGCCGGCGGCGTCATGGGTCTGATTCCGCTGACCGGTATGACCCTGCCCTTCCTGGCGTACGGCGGTTCTTCCGTCATCGCCAACTGGGCACTGATCGGCATCCTGCTGCGCGTAAGCGACACGGCGCGCCGCCCGGCGCCGTCCCCCGCTCCGTCCCCCGACGCCGAGATGACCCAGGTGGTCCGACCGTGA
- a CDS encoding FMN-dependent NADH-azoreductase — protein sequence MATLLHLDSSVFPAGASSSRAVTEAFRKAWEDQHPDGTVVYRDLHADPVPHISAAAHSAGFTDPATRTPEQAAAFAEREKLIVELEQADAILIGAPMYNFSIPSTLKAWLDNVVLIGRTALSEDSKTKGTPVTVVASRGGSYAPGTPREPLEYVQNYLTALLSETLGLEVDFIVPELTMAAHNPAMSELVPLAEASRAKAFEDAAAKAKTLAARLAA from the coding sequence ATGGCTACGCTGCTGCACCTGGACTCGTCCGTGTTTCCCGCCGGCGCCTCGTCATCGCGCGCGGTGACGGAGGCCTTCCGCAAGGCCTGGGAGGACCAGCATCCGGACGGCACGGTCGTCTACCGCGACCTGCACGCCGATCCCGTGCCGCACATCAGCGCCGCCGCGCACTCCGCCGGCTTCACCGACCCGGCCACGCGCACCCCCGAGCAGGCCGCGGCCTTCGCCGAGCGCGAGAAGCTCATCGTGGAGTTGGAGCAGGCGGACGCGATCCTGATCGGCGCCCCCATGTACAACTTCTCGATCCCGTCCACCCTCAAGGCGTGGCTGGACAACGTCGTCCTCATCGGCCGCACCGCCCTGAGCGAGGACTCGAAGACGAAGGGCACCCCGGTCACCGTCGTCGCCAGCCGCGGCGGTTCCTACGCTCCGGGCACGCCCCGCGAGCCCCTGGAGTACGTGCAGAACTACCTGACGGCACTCCTGTCCGAAACGCTCGGGCTGGAGGTCGACTTCATCGTCCCGGAGCTGACGATGGCCGCGCACAACCCCGCGATGAGCGAGCTGGTCCCCCTCGCGGAGGCTTCCCGGGCCAAGGCCTTCGAGGACGCGGCCGCCAAGGCCAAGACCCTGGCCGCCCGCCTCGCCGCGTAG
- a CDS encoding DUF2252 domain-containing protein, producing the protein MTEAGTTAGPVADAESAQSRVAGVEAAVSPSAAARVPEVRGFARWPSAGSPKDEGKALRTRVPRSAHADLTLTTDRPDAVSAVEESNRGRIAGLTPIRVGRMAATPFAFLRGSAGLMAHDLARTPMTGIGAQLCGDAHAANFGLYGDARGGLVMDLNDFDETVHGPWEWDLKRLAASLVLAGREAGADEDVCRKAAYDVTGAYRRTMRLLAKLSALDAWNAIADEELVSHTDAHDLLGTLERVSEKARANTSGRFAAKATRAVEGGGRHFVDAPPVLRRVGDAEAAAVATSLEQYLTTLTEDRHPLLARYAVHDVAFRVVGTGSVGTRSYVVLLLDHRGEPLVLQVKEARPSALEPHLATAGFEVPEVDHEGRRVVLGQKRMQVVSDMLLGWTSVDGLPFQVRQFRNRKGSVDPAALAADQIDDYGRMTGALLARAHAHSADPRLIAGYCGKNDELDEATATFAVTYADRTEADHADLVTAVRAGRVAAEVGV; encoded by the coding sequence ATGACCGAGGCCGGTACGACGGCAGGGCCGGTGGCCGACGCGGAGTCGGCGCAGTCGCGGGTGGCCGGGGTGGAGGCGGCGGTGTCGCCGTCGGCCGCCGCGCGGGTGCCGGAGGTGCGCGGGTTCGCCCGGTGGCCGTCGGCGGGGTCGCCCAAGGACGAGGGAAAGGCGCTGCGCACGAGGGTGCCCCGCAGCGCGCACGCGGACCTGACGCTCACCACCGACCGGCCGGACGCGGTGTCCGCGGTCGAGGAGTCCAACCGCGGCCGGATCGCCGGCCTCACCCCGATAAGGGTCGGCAGGATGGCGGCCACCCCCTTCGCGTTCCTGCGCGGCTCGGCGGGCCTCATGGCCCACGACCTCGCCCGTACGCCGATGACCGGCATCGGCGCCCAGCTCTGCGGCGACGCCCACGCGGCCAACTTCGGCCTGTACGGGGACGCCCGCGGCGGACTGGTCATGGACCTCAACGACTTCGACGAGACCGTGCACGGCCCCTGGGAGTGGGACCTCAAGCGCCTCGCCGCCTCCCTGGTGCTCGCCGGCCGCGAGGCGGGTGCCGACGAGGACGTCTGCCGCAAGGCGGCCTACGACGTGACGGGTGCCTACCGGCGCACGATGCGCCTTCTCGCCAAGCTCTCGGCGCTCGACGCCTGGAACGCCATCGCGGACGAGGAACTGGTCTCCCACACCGACGCCCACGACCTGCTCGGCACACTGGAGCGGGTCTCGGAGAAGGCGCGTGCCAACACCAGCGGGCGCTTCGCGGCCAAGGCGACCCGCGCCGTGGAGGGCGGCGGCCGCCACTTCGTGGACGCCCCGCCGGTGCTGCGCCGCGTGGGGGACGCGGAGGCGGCCGCCGTGGCCACCTCCCTGGAGCAGTACCTGACCACGCTGACGGAGGACCGCCACCCGCTGCTCGCCCGGTACGCCGTGCACGATGTGGCGTTCCGCGTGGTCGGCACCGGCAGCGTGGGCACCCGCTCGTACGTCGTCCTGCTCCTGGACCACCGCGGGGAGCCGCTCGTCCTCCAGGTGAAGGAGGCCCGCCCCTCGGCGCTGGAACCGCACCTCGCGACAGCCGGCTTCGAGGTGCCGGAGGTGGACCACGAGGGCCGCCGGGTGGTGCTCGGCCAGAAGCGCATGCAGGTCGTCAGCGACATGCTGCTCGGCTGGACCTCGGTCGACGGACTCCCCTTCCAGGTACGTCAGTTCCGCAACCGCAAGGGCAGCGTCGACCCCGCGGCCCTGGCCGCCGACCAGATCGACGACTACGGCCGCATGACCGGTGCTCTCCTCGCCCGCGCCCACGCTCACAGCGCCGACCCGCGCCTCATCGCCGGCTACTGCGGCAAGAACGACGAACTGGACGAGGCGACGGCCACGTTCGCCGTGACCTACGCGGACCGTACCGAGGCGGATCACGCGGACCTGGTGACGGCGGTGCGGGCGGGACGCGTCGCGGCGGAGGTGGGGGTCTGA
- a CDS encoding Stp1/IreP family PP2C-type Ser/Thr phosphatase: MSLSLRFAAGSHKGMIREGNEDSGYAGPRLLAIADGMGGQAAGEVASSEVISTLVTLDDDVPGSDILTSLGTAVQRANDQLRSMVEEDPQLEGMGTTLTALLWTGQRLGLVHVGDSRAYLLRDGVLTQITQDHTWVQRLVDEGRITEEEATTHPQRSLLMRALGSGDHVEPDLSIREVRAGDRYLICSDGLSGVVSHQTMEDTLASYQGPQETVQELIQLALRGGGPDNITVIIADVLDLDTGDTLAGQLSDTPVVVGAVAENQLHLQDNGIMQTPAGRASGLGRQGHGQGGGEFGPPGSGDATGYMPAAGSFDDYSDDDFVKPRKKRRWLKRSFFGVLALAVVGGGLYGGYRWTQTQYYVGANDDHVALYRGISQDLAWISLSKVQKDHPEIELKYLPPYQQKLVEATIAEGGLSNAEKKITELSTQASACKKNAERREAADSNAKTGAGEAGGVTGTTKTSLTSKATPSPTSKPSTSPTPTQTAPTPSTGPSLSEEEQELVSRCGEQ, from the coding sequence ATGAGTCTGTCACTGCGCTTCGCCGCCGGATCGCACAAAGGCATGATCCGCGAGGGCAACGAGGACTCGGGCTACGCCGGTCCCCGGCTGCTCGCGATCGCCGACGGCATGGGCGGCCAGGCGGCCGGCGAGGTGGCCTCCTCGGAGGTGATCTCCACCCTCGTCACGCTCGACGACGACGTCCCCGGCTCCGACATCCTCACCTCGCTCGGCACCGCCGTACAGCGCGCCAACGACCAGCTGCGCTCCATGGTCGAGGAGGACCCCCAGCTGGAGGGCATGGGCACCACGCTCACCGCCCTGCTGTGGACCGGCCAGCGACTCGGCCTCGTGCACGTCGGCGACTCCCGCGCGTACCTCCTCAGGGACGGCGTCCTCACCCAGATCACCCAGGACCACACCTGGGTGCAGCGTCTGGTCGACGAGGGCCGTATCACCGAGGAGGAGGCCACCACCCACCCGCAGCGCTCCCTGCTGATGCGCGCGCTGGGCAGCGGCGACCACGTCGAGCCGGACCTCTCCATCCGTGAGGTGCGGGCCGGCGACCGGTACCTGATCTGCTCCGACGGACTGTCCGGCGTCGTGTCCCACCAGACGATGGAGGACACCCTCGCCAGCTATCAGGGCCCGCAGGAGACCGTGCAGGAGCTGATCCAGCTCGCGCTGCGCGGCGGCGGCCCGGACAACATCACGGTGATCATCGCCGATGTCCTCGACCTCGACACCGGGGACACTCTCGCCGGGCAGCTCTCCGACACCCCGGTCGTGGTCGGCGCGGTCGCCGAGAACCAGCTTCACCTGCAGGACAACGGCATCATGCAGACCCCGGCCGGCCGTGCTTCGGGCCTTGGCCGTCAGGGGCACGGGCAGGGTGGCGGCGAGTTCGGCCCGCCCGGCTCCGGCGACGCCACCGGGTACATGCCGGCCGCGGGCAGCTTCGACGACTACTCGGACGACGACTTCGTGAAGCCGCGCAAGAAGCGCAGGTGGCTGAAGAGATCCTTCTTCGGCGTCCTCGCCCTCGCCGTGGTCGGCGGGGGTCTGTACGGCGGTTACCGCTGGACCCAGACGCAGTACTACGTCGGCGCCAACGACGACCATGTGGCGCTGTACCGGGGCATCAGCCAGGACCTGGCGTGGATCTCGCTCTCGAAGGTGCAGAAGGACCACCCCGAGATCGAACTCAAGTACCTCCCGCCCTACCAGCAGAAGCTGGTCGAGGCCACGATCGCCGAGGGCGGTCTGAGCAACGCCGAGAAGAAGATCACGGAGCTGTCCACCCAGGCGTCGGCGTGCAAGAAGAACGCCGAGCGCCGCGAGGCGGCGGACAGCAACGCCAAGACCGGCGCGGGCGAGGCCGGCGGAGTCACGGGAACCACGAAGACCTCCCTCACGTCCAAGGCCACACCGTCCCCGACGTCGAAACCGTCGACGTCCCCCACCCCGACCCAGACCGCACCCACACCGTCGACCGGCCCCAGCCTCTCGGAGGAGGAGCAGGAACTGGTCTCACGGTGCGGTGAGCAGTAG
- a CDS encoding winged helix-turn-helix transcriptional regulator, with amino-acid sequence MAEQQQGIHGAGPCQRVDEGITRVFALLGKRWTGLIVAVLMPHPAHFVDLRRAIPGISERMLSDRLTELGAAGLVVREVDDGPPLRVTYRLTEAGAALGPALRELKDWSESHLPQSGPCPGAARPA; translated from the coding sequence ATGGCGGAGCAGCAGCAGGGCATCCATGGCGCCGGGCCGTGTCAGCGGGTCGACGAAGGCATCACGCGTGTGTTCGCCCTGCTCGGCAAGCGGTGGACCGGTCTGATCGTGGCCGTCCTGATGCCGCATCCCGCACATTTCGTCGATCTGCGCAGGGCGATTCCCGGCATCAGCGAGCGCATGCTCTCCGACCGGCTCACCGAACTCGGCGCGGCCGGACTGGTGGTGCGCGAGGTCGACGACGGACCGCCGTTGCGCGTCACCTACCGGCTGACCGAGGCGGGTGCGGCGCTGGGACCGGCGCTGCGGGAACTCAAGGACTGGTCCGAGAGCCATCTCCCGCAGAGCGGGCCGTGTCCGGGGGCGGCGCGGCCGGCCTAG
- a CDS encoding rhodanese-like domain-containing protein, with protein sequence MPTVEVGDLKDDDFLLDVREDDEWQAGHAEGALHVPISEFVSRYGEVTEAAPQDGRIHVICRSGGRSAQVTMYLVQQGIDAVNVDGGMQMWAAAGRPVVDDKGGAGFVL encoded by the coding sequence GTGCCCACGGTCGAGGTCGGAGACCTCAAGGACGACGACTTCCTGCTGGACGTCCGGGAGGACGACGAGTGGCAGGCGGGTCACGCCGAAGGGGCGCTGCACGTTCCCATCAGTGAGTTCGTGTCGCGCTACGGCGAGGTGACCGAGGCGGCTCCGCAGGACGGCAGGATTCATGTGATCTGTCGTTCGGGCGGTCGTTCGGCGCAGGTCACCATGTATCTCGTCCAGCAGGGCATCGACGCCGTGAACGTGGACGGCGGCATGCAGATGTGGGCGGCAGCCGGCCGCCCGGTGGTGGACGACAAGGGCGGGGCCGGGTTCGTTCTCTAG
- a CDS encoding FhaA domain-containing protein, whose translation MGVLKKFEQRLEGLVNGTFAKVFKSEVQPVEIAGALQRECDNNATIWNRDRTVVPNDFIVELSTPDFERLSPYSGQLGDELAGMVRDYAKQQRYTFMGPIKVHLEKADDLDTGLYRVRSRTLAGSTDQQAPSGAPASPAAGRPGGYGYPPTAAPAGAPPMPAAPPPGGGRPGVAPLGQRPPGAPAAGGRMRYWIEINGTRHQISRPTLVLGRSTEADVRIDDPGVSRRHCEIRTGTPSTIQDLGSTNGIVVDGQHTTRATLRDGSRIVVGSSTIIYRQAEG comes from the coding sequence ATGGGAGTCCTGAAGAAGTTCGAGCAACGTCTCGAAGGTCTGGTCAACGGCACCTTCGCCAAGGTGTTCAAGTCCGAGGTCCAGCCCGTGGAGATCGCGGGAGCACTCCAGCGGGAGTGCGACAACAACGCGACCATCTGGAACCGCGACCGCACGGTCGTCCCCAACGACTTCATCGTGGAACTGAGCACGCCCGACTTCGAGCGCCTCAGCCCCTACTCCGGCCAGCTCGGCGACGAGCTCGCCGGCATGGTGCGCGACTACGCCAAGCAGCAGCGCTACACCTTCATGGGCCCCATCAAGGTCCATCTGGAGAAGGCCGACGACCTGGACACCGGTCTGTACCGGGTGCGCAGCCGTACGCTCGCCGGATCCACGGACCAGCAGGCGCCCTCCGGCGCCCCGGCGAGCCCCGCCGCCGGCCGCCCCGGCGGCTACGGCTACCCGCCCACCGCGGCACCCGCGGGCGCCCCGCCCATGCCGGCCGCGCCGCCGCCCGGCGGTGGCCGCCCCGGCGTCGCCCCGCTCGGCCAGCGGCCGCCCGGCGCTCCGGCGGCCGGCGGCCGCATGCGCTACTGGATCGAGATCAACGGCACCCGCCATCAGATCTCCCGCCCGACGCTGGTGCTGGGACGCAGCACCGAAGCCGACGTGCGGATCGACGACCCCGGCGTCTCCCGCCGGCACTGCGAGATCCGGACCGGAACGCCCTCGACGATCCAGGATCTCGGATCCACCAACGGCATCGTGGTGGACGGGCAGCACACCACCCGCGCTACGCTCCGCGACGGCTCGCGGATCGTCGTGGGCAGCAGCACCATCATTTACCGGCAAGCCGAAGGGTGA